Proteins encoded by one window of Aspergillus chevalieri M1 DNA, chromosome 6, nearly complete sequence:
- a CDS encoding uncharacterized protein (COG:S;~EggNog:ENOG410Q1PA) gives MHNSSLTHLTQTPMNTSGTEIERTPSGNELPDGSSTEFLYGSMNPTQELGAQIEETPAEPACSDPTVWYPHYVACLQHFLNHAQHSLPVQSMAAFVNIRLPCQWLSGPISQFEQSDNFPVTVVSVSLRPYIQRLIVTGNDTSSVLRDFFGNNWKAGVEGLWKQERLNYLFTAKSRGWAATRDAYNILPDEQIPVLQPLRNPMEEELRTADVRWSEWLAMEDWMVGPRSPW, from the exons ATGCACAATTCTTCTCTCACGCATCTCACTCAGACTCCCATGA ACACAAGCGGAACAGAGATTGAACGCACTCCCAGTGGAAATGAGCTTCCCGATGGCTCCTCTACTGAGTTCCTGTACGGCTCGATGAACCCAACGCAGGAGTTGGGAGCTCAAATCGAGGAGACACCCGCAGAGCCGGCCTGCAGTGATCCCACTGTGTGGTACCCGCACTACGTAGCTTGCTTACAGCACTTTTTGAACCATGCTCAGCATTCGCTTCCTGTGCAATCGATGGCTGCTTTTGTCAATATCCGTCTTCCCTGCCAGTGGTTGTCTGGTCCCATTTCCCAGTTTGAACAATCAGACAACTTCCCTGTGACTGTTGTTTCTGTTTCGTTGAGGCCATACATTCAGCGACTAATCGTTACTGGGAATGACACGTCATCAGTTCTGCGGGATTTTTTTGGCAATAACTGGAAGGCAGGTGTGGAAGGTCTTTGGAAACAAGAACGCTTGAATTACTTGTTCACAGCCAAAAGTCGTGGCTGGGCGGCGACCAGAGATGCCTACAATATTCTCCCCGATGAGCAGATCCCAGTTTTACAGCCTCTTCGCAACCCTATGGAGGAGGAGCTGCGCACAGCTGATGTGCGATGGAGTGAATGGCTAGCGATGGAGGACTGGATGGTGGGACCGCGTAGTCCATGGTAA